A window of Planctomycetota bacterium genomic DNA:
CCGCCCGTGGACGCGGGCCGGGGATTCTTCCTATACTTGCGCCATGGCCGACCTCCTCGGTCCGCTCCTGCGGGAGGAACTCGACCGCCTCCGGCGCGACGGGCTGTACAAGGAAGAGCGCGCGCTTCTCGGACCCCAGGGGCCCGTCGTGCGCACGGAACGGGGCGAGGTCCTCAACTTCTGCGCCAATAACTACCTCGGGCTGTCTTCCCACCCCGAGATCCTGCGCGCCGCGCGCGAAGCGCTGGAACGCTGGGGATACGGGCTCTCCTCCGTCCGCTTCATCTGCGGCACCCAGGACCTCCACCGGACGCTCGAACGGAAAATCGCCTCCTTCTTCGGCGCCGACGACGCCATCCTTTACACGAGCTGCTTCGACGCCAACGGAGGGCTTTTCGAGACGCTCGTGGGCGAGGAGGACGCGGTCCTTTCCGACGCCCTCAACCACGCCTCCATCATCGACGGCATCCGGCTCTGCAAGGCGGAACGGGTCCGCTACGCCCACCGGGATCTCAAGGATCTCGAAGAGGGACTGCGCCGGACCCAGAGCCGGCGCCTGCGTCTGATCGCCACCGACGGCGTCTTCTCCATGGACGGCGATTACGCACCCCTGGCCGAGATCTGCGAGCTGGCGGATCGCTACCGGGCGCTCGTCATGGTGGACGACTCCCATGCCACGGGCTTTGTGGGCCGCACCGGCCGGGGAACGCCCGAGCGGTTCGGCGTCCAGGGGCGCGTGGACATTCTCACCTCCACGCTCGGAAAGGCTCTGGGAGGCGCGGCCGGCGGCTTCACCACCGGCCGGGGAGCGGTCGTGGAGATGCTCCGGCAGCGATCCCGCCCGTACCTCTTTTCGAACTCCCTCCCGCCGGTCATTTGCGGGGCGGCTCTCCGGGCGTTCGACCTGCTTTCGGAAACGACCGCTCTGCGCGACCGCCTGGAAGACAACACCCGCTATTTCCGCGCCGAAATGACCCGGCGCGGCTTCGAGATCCGGCCGGGGGACCACCCCATCTGCCCGATCATGCTCTACGACGAGAAGCTCGCCCATGAGTTCGCCCGGCGGATGCTGGCGGAGGGGATTTACGTCGTGGGGTTCAGCTATCCGGTCGTTCCGCGCGGCCAGGCCCGCATCCGGGTGCAGATCAGCGCCGCGCACGAGCGCGCTCATCTCGACCGCGCCCTCGAGGCGTTCGAAAAGGTCGGGCGCGCCCTCGGCGTCCTCAAGGCTCCAGCCGGATAAGCGGCGGCGAGCCGCGATCCTCGTCGAGGTGATAGTCGTGCACGC
This region includes:
- the kbl gene encoding glycine C-acetyltransferase — translated: MADLLGPLLREELDRLRRDGLYKEERALLGPQGPVVRTERGEVLNFCANNYLGLSSHPEILRAAREALERWGYGLSSVRFICGTQDLHRTLERKIASFFGADDAILYTSCFDANGGLFETLVGEEDAVLSDALNHASIIDGIRLCKAERVRYAHRDLKDLEEGLRRTQSRRLRLIATDGVFSMDGDYAPLAEICELADRYRALVMVDDSHATGFVGRTGRGTPERFGVQGRVDILTSTLGKALGGAAGGFTTGRGAVVEMLRQRSRPYLFSNSLPPVICGAALRAFDLLSETTALRDRLEDNTRYFRAEMTRRGFEIRPGDHPICPIMLYDEKLAHEFARRMLAEGIYVVGFSYPVVPRGQARIRVQISAAHERAHLDRALEAFEKVGRALGVLKAPAG